The Salvelinus alpinus chromosome 25, SLU_Salpinus.1, whole genome shotgun sequence genomic sequence TGATAAAGATGCTATGTGTGAGTGTGGACATGGTGGAGTCGCTCTGTGTGTTTACTCTGGGTCAGGACTGTCTGTGGGTGGCGGCACGTTGGCCTGCTTGTATATGAACGTCAGTAGGAAGAGCGCAATATCGTGTGAGACCCAATAGGCTGTATGAGAGGTCACCGCTGACCAATAGCGGCTCTCCACAAGGCCCTCACGGAGTTCAAAGTCGATGCGGCGCTCCATTTCCACTGTAGAACAAAGAGACTCACTGTGAGAATACAATTTAATCTAACTACTGTATACCGCATAGGCCTACATGTCATAGGCCTAACTGCTACACATTCAAAAGGGTACTTAACAGTTAATATGGACAGTGGCTTGCAAATGTCAAGCACTCTTATTGATGTGCATTAGCATGATGTATTCCTTCTCTACAATTCTTTTTATAGGGCACTTGTTATTACATGGATCACAATACAATTATTCCTGAAACCTTAATTTCTTTCCCCACTTAAAACAATTGTACACAAAACAATGGGGTTGAAATGTAGTTCAACTAACCTGAGGGGTCTATGAGTGTGGAGGGGGACTGGGACAAGGTGGACGAGAGGCCGTAATCTGATTGGCTATCGACGGTCCTCTTCGGCTCCTCCCCCTCTGGAGTCCCGGCCTCGATGGCACAGGACACTCCGGAGGGCGCAGAGCGAGAGAACCGAGAGAACAGGATCCCTCCTATTCCCTTCCCTATACTGTTACCAATACTGGCCGCTCCTAGACAGAtaagacagaggggggggggagaaaacaGCAAAGGCTTAATTTTAGACACAGGGTGCAACAAAGGTGAGTGAAGTAGACCCAGTACTACAGCTCTGGTCTTTACATGCTCTCTCCACAAGATGGCAGTGTTACTAGTGTCATCTCCAATGATCAGTCAGGTGGGTCTGTGATGGAAATACTGTAGAGGGAGTCCAATAATAGATGTCAACTCCATCACAACAGGCTGGGTACATGCTGAAGCACATTTAAATGGAGCCACCTGCTTTGTCTGCTCAGGACATGTTGTGCTGTCTACGAATACCTGCTGTTCAAATGACTGGCTGTAAAATCTATGGGAACCTACTGAGTGAGGTAATCATACAATGAAGTTGATTCTTTCTGTTCTAGCTTTGGACCACCCCGAGTTTGAATCTGTGTCATGTGTGCAGGTAATGAAGGCACTCCTATTATAATGTGCATGCAACATGCATGGTTATTTGATGCAACAAAGTTCTATACAGAGAATCAACCAGATGACTGACAGATGTACCTAGTATACTGGCCTTGCCCATGCTGGCGATAGACTCTCCATAGTATTTCCTGGCCAGAACAGGGGAGGTGGAGGGGCTGGGGATGCTCTCTGTGTCCGACGTCGGGTCCTTCTGCGGGTTGATGAAGGTGGGACGGATCTCATCGTACGGCGTGGGGTCTATAGCACTACACCTAGGAGAAGAAAAACATGTCACTGTCCATGAAGTAAGTAGTAGTTTCAGAAGTTTACAAGAGAATGAATTAAATGAATTAACTTTGTGAACTCTTACCAGTGTATCTGTGCAGGTGCAATGTTGCTGTAATGTTTAAGGATGAGGGGCTCCAGTCTGTAGGCCTGCAGGAGGGACAAACCAATCACAGTCAGTCTAGCACCCAGTCTATCCTCTGGTCAGGAAAAATCCCTCTGTATAATCATCCATAAGATGATCAAGGCTCAGAGGCACAGAGCTGAGGGTTAGGACAGGGCTATTCAAATTTGGCCTTCGAGGCTGGTTTTACATTTTTTCCACTCTAATCAGGAACTGATTTATAATGCAATCAACTACCCGATAGAAACAATTACCTGCTGTTTCAGCCCTCCAAGTCCAATAGAATAGCCCTGGTGAAGGGCatcggtttgtgtgtgtgtgtgtgtgtgtgtgtgtgtgtgtgtgtgtgtgtgtgtgtgtgtgtgtgtgtgtgtgtgtgtgtgtgtttctcaccaCGGGGTccgtggggtggaagatgttgaATAGCCTCTGGCAGATGGCGCGAGGCAGAATGTGGTCCTGTTCGCCACTGTTCCCTGGTCTAATCCCTCTCAGGGCCAGGAACACTGCCAGGGGAGAGCCCATACAGAAGAAGTTCTCCACCTGGGGAAGAGGAAGAAACTGACACCATATCCTTCCTTCACATTATTGCTAGTCATCTTGTTACTTTCTTCCATTAACACCTTGGGTTCTGTGTCCTGGGTGATTGCTTTTGAGCAGTTTGAGCAGTTAGCAGAGTGTACCTTAAATTTAAGAGCAGGGAGTGCTAGCGGTTTGGAGGCCTCCAGGCCTTGAAGCTGATCCTCCAGCTCTCGTAacctgaggaggagagggggagtttgAGTAATACTGTTCCTGTAGTATTCAGACCATTAACAAAACACTCATACCACACGCCTtcctacacaccccccccccctagctGTCTCTAGACACAGTCGAGATTGTCACAGtttagaggacagacagacactcatcCCATTCCTCCCATGACCCACCACCTTGCCTACCTGTTCCTGGTGAGCTGCAGCTGCTCCAGCAGGCATCTCTCCTCATAGGAGACCCATCTCAGGTCCAgctcctcctccagctcctgATGCTCCTGCAGACAGAACTTCACCGGGTCCCAGCCTGTCATGATGTCAAAGGTGATCACGCAGCCCAGGGAGTGAGACACGATGGACACCTTGCCCCCCTTCTCCTCAAACTCTGGGTTCCTGGAGCAGAACAGGGTGTAGAGGCGGTTCAGCTCTGACGTCAGGCCCTTGGTGATCTGGAAATCAAAAGAAGGGGAGGGTAGTGTCAattcaaatctaattttacttgtcacatgcgccaaatacaaccttaccatgtaatgcttacttacaagcccttaaccaacaatgcagttcaagaaatagagttaagaaaaaagttacaaaatattcaaaatcaaaaagtaacatacatttacataagaataacgaggctatatacagggggtacctgtaccgagtcaatgtccggggatacaggttagtagaggtcatttgtaaagtgactttgcatagataataaacagcgagtaacggcagtgtaaaaacaaacaaaaaaaagggggggggggggggggggggtcaatgttaATAATCCAGGTgaccatttgattagttgttcagcagtcttatgccttggggggggtagaagctgttaaggagccatttggtcctagacttggcgctccggtaccatttGCTGTGCATTAtcagagagaaaagtctatgacttgggtgactggggtctttgacaattttttgggccttcccctgacaccgcctagtatataggtcctggatgtcaggaagcttggccccagtgaagtaCTGAGCCGTcgcagtaccctctgtagcgccttatggtcagatgccgagcagttgccataccaggcggtgatgcaactggtcaggatgctcttgatggtacagctgtagaactgttcagtctcctgggggggaaaaggtgttgtcgtgccctcttcacaactgtcttggtgtgtttggaccatgatagtttgttggtgatgtggacaccaaggaacttgaaactcatgacccgctccacttcagtcccaccgatgttaatgggggactgttcagccctccttttcctatagccCGCAATCAGCACCTGTGTCTTGCtcacactgagggagaggttgttgtcctggcaccacactaccaggtccctgacctccaccctataggctgtctcatcttttttggtgatcaagcctaccacttatgttgtcagcaaacttgatggtgttgaagtcgtgcttggccacgcagttgtgggtaaacagggagtacaggaggggactaagcacacacccgaggggcccccgtgttgaggatcagtgtggcagatgtgtttttgcccacccttaccacctgggggtggcccgtcagaaagtccaggatccagttgcagagggaagtgtttagtcccagggtccttagcttaatgatgatctttgtaggcactatggtgttgaacgcagagctgtagtcaatgaacagcattctcacataggtgttcccttTGTCCAAGTGGGAAGGGGCAGTGTGGAGCGCGATtgaaattgcatcatctgtggatctgttgaggcggtatgcgaattggagtgggtctaaggtttctggtgtgatggtgttgatgtgagccatgaacagcatgaccaattcaacttcaaccccccccttcccccccaaAGAAATCATAATTTTCTGCATTTGAGATcctttccacactgccacgtagggctgcatgatatggtCAAGTAATCTGAGcattatttttaaccaaatgtttcaatttgacttgcgatttagagcaaaacacttggATTAACGGTTGGAATCAGGGAAATAGAATGTCTATTCTAATTACAGTtggaatataatagtgggcacttttaatagtgtttgacatgacaacgaatgaaaatgccagggaggagttattgtgacaggaaCTAATGTGTTGATAGGTGTTTCCTATTGGACCCTATAATCGTTGACcacattgaatgtttcctcttagctacttcatgtagctaacatatatCTGCTTTGCGTTTACCTCTAATTTAGAAgacactgttgcacaaacaagatgctgatttaggtctacacaaTCACTGGTATGATCAGGCTGTATATCTAATTACGCTTGCtcttactcagtacatttattagctagctagctagcgctaagcattagcggctaacaatcagcggctaacaagatttaggaacaacttgctaagaaaagacaaactagctgttcgCAGATGTAAGAAGCACAAGCTAATAGTGTAATTATAAAACGGTATCCCGCCTAGCCctaaggcaggttaccttcgttttcttgggcacagggtggtctgtttgaaacatgtaggtattacagactcggccagggagaggttgaaaatgtcattgaagaaACTTGCTAGTTGTTCCGCGAATGTTTTGAGTACAGGTCCAGGTAATCAGTCTGGCCCCGCAGCTTTGTCAATGTTGAcctgtcttgctcacatcggctatggaaagcgtgatcacacagtcgtctggaacagctggtgctctcatgcatgtttcagtgttgcttgcctcgaagcgagcataaaaaggcatttagctcatctggtaggtttgcgtcactgggcagctcggcAAGTGAGATGAGGGATTaaacccactgtgtgtgtgtgtatgtgtgtgtttcagtctcaCCTCGTCCCTGTACAAGGGGCTGGTGTAGTACATGATGTCCATGGCACTGCTGTTGAGCAGGTCTCTCAGTCCTCGCACCTTATCTGGGGTGATGGAGTCCACTGTATCTGCAGGAAAACACACAATTCAACCATCAATACCATCTAGAtatatttaagtattttttttatgGGAAAGCCTTTGTTCAGCCCCTCTATTTTTATTAATCCATTATATTCAGATCAATAAATCACCTATTAACTTGGCTAAAACAGTTAgtatctatatttttactatgtGCATCACAGACATATTAGGAAATTATAGGGGGTATGAGACAGGACAGGCAGAGGGCAGCACATGGAACATACACAAATGTTTTTCTATCACCGTGGGGACCTAAAATTGATTTCCATTGAAAATCCACAtttttcctaaccctaaacctaacccgtaaCCCAACTCCTCAcccttaaccataacccctaaacTTAAAATAGCCTTGTCCTCATGGGGATGTGAGAAATGTCCCCACAGGGGAGAATTTTccatgttttactatccttgtgggaacTTTAGGTCCACACGAGGATAGAACAagaccacacaacacacacacaagcattaaCCTTACCCCCATCCAGTGCCAGTTTGGAGCGCCACTCTACAGGCAGAAACTCCACGTGCTCCTCTGTGTGCTCCGAAAAGTGCTTCTCCTCCATCTTCCTTACTGCCTCCCTtagcctggacacacacacacacacacaccttaattgCCATGTGCACAAGGAATGTCTCTTGCTGTTCGATCTTAAAAAGGTATCTATAGATCGCATTTCATCTAGGTTTTTCTTAATGCTCTGTGAAATGTAGAAAAATACAGTAACAAATAAACATACCAACATCAACACATTTTATTGTGAGCAAACATCCTCGGCAGCAGGTGGTCACCGGTACATCATTACTGCTGGGTGAATGGCTTTACAATATGGTCCGTATACACTCCAAGTCAACCAGGGAATCCTTTGTGCCTTGTTTGCTCTCCCTTATGACTATGCGTGTTTGAGAGGACTGACGTGCGTCCATTTTACCACTCACTGACACAGTCCATTCACTCACAATGGCTGCTAGCATGCTACGTTAGCGTACTACGTTAGCTACACAAACACAATTAGAGTGGCTGCTGTTGACATAGCAGGGGCGACCGGGGAGTGACTTCGGCCTTAAGGTGAACTGGTCTGTGACGCTACCTGGCGCTAATGCAGTCTATCATGCAGTCTGTCTGGTGGGCTTTCATGTTTAGAGGCTAGGTCACCTATCATTGGCAAGCAGAATTTATCTTGAGTGGCTAACTGGTGAACGGGGTCGCAGTACTGGTTTTAATGGTCTTAACACAAACCCCCTCTGACACATGAAGAGGATCGTACCGAGAGGCTGTCCTTAATGCCCTCAGAACAAGCAGCCATTATTCCTAAATGGAGAGGAGAAGtatggaaggagagatgggggaagagAGAATTGGctgagagagatagaaaggaagGGTGATGTCGATTGAAAGCTTCTGAGTGTTGCTCGAGAGTGAGACACAGCCAAGCCtctagggagagagaaaaggaagagagagagagggagagagaaagacagctggCTAGACATGGCTGATCTTTCCTCTTGAGGCTTGAGAGAAAGCCAATAGCCTGATCCTAGCAGTGTAGGGAATGAGGCTTACAGTCGGGGCTGGCCTGACTTGGTCTACTTTTACTACCTGCTAAGCGTCCCTAAGCCCCtggcagagagagggacagcACCCTCTGTGTTACTGTAAAGGGCCGGCATTGGGCAGTTGTGTTATTCCAGAACCTTCTaggcgatatatatatatataaataaagagCTATAGGTAGGTCTGTCCTTTGTCTGGGTACCTACAATAAGCCTTAAGTCGTAATCACGCAGGACTGTAAGTACAGATTGATATTTATGAAACCACAAGAAAATACATAAACTCCAGCATCATCTTTTTATATTGTTTGAAAATGTCAACCAAAATGCGGCATAATTTAAATGACTCATAGAAAATACATTTATAAGAGTGTGAAATGCACTCCATTCAAAAAATCATTACCAGGTATTTCATATCAGAAATGAATGATTAACTGTTGTGAGTCTTGTACAAGCAGAGTCTAATTCCAaaaagtgtgtcagtgtgtctcgtGCCCTGTCATTATCAGTCTGCGCTAAAGAGATAATTTACTTGATTACTGGGAGGAGATCAGATGACCTCCTATTGAAAGTGTAATTTCCAAAAGGTCAGCCTTTTGAGAAAGCAGAAAGCAAACGAGGGAGAACACAAAAGATAGAGATAAGGAAGGtagagaggtggaaagagagaggagttggtagagagcgagagagaaagagaagatcgAGATGGAGGAGGGGACCCACCAACAGGATGctgtcatttttttttattacattggataaaagtaaagactcagagctagaaacagGTATATCATACATAGGGCTGTGGAGGTCACGAAATAGTCAggcggtgattgtcaagcaaataactgtcggtctcacggtaattgaccgttaattaacaaacacatttagcatctcctagcttccacaaatagcctacaaaccaatgatgcagacctttggaatgTCTACATTTCAaacagtctaataaatccatacaTTTCAaacagtctaataaatccatgtaatatagcctacaccgtcacaataaatccattatttacagttgaagtcggaagtttacatacacttaggttggagtcattaaaactagtttttcaaccactccacaaatttcttgttaacaaactatagttttggcaaatcggttaggacatctactttgtgcatgactagtcatttttccaacaattgtttacagacagattatttcacttatgattcactgtatcacaattccagtgggtcagaagtttacatacactaagctgactgtgcctGCCTGTaaatttccagaaaattatgccatggctttagaagcttctttgagtcaattggaggtgtacctgcagatgtatttcaaggcctaccttcaaactcagtggcttgcctctttgcttgacatcatgggaaaatcaaaagaaatcagtagacctccacaagtctggttcatccttaggagcaatttccaaatgccttaaggtaccacgttcatctgtacaaacaatagtgcgcaagtataaacaccatgggaccacgcagccgtcataccactcaggaaggagacgcgttctgtctcctagagatgaacgtactttggtgcgaaaagtgcaaatcaatcccagaacaacagcaaaggaccttgtgaagatgctggaggaaagaggAACAAAAGTATCtccatccacagtaaaatgagtcctatatatcgacataacctgaaaggccgctcagcaaggaagaagccactgctccaaaaccaccataaaaaagccagactacggtttgcaactgcacatggggacaaatatcatattttctggtctgatgaaacaaaaatagaactgtttggccataatgactatcattatgtttggaggaaaaaggggaatgcttgcaagccgaagaacaccatcccaaacgtgaagcatgggggtggcagcatcaagttgtgggggtgctttgctgcagaagggactggtgcacttcacaaaatagatggcatcatgaggaaagaaaattatgtggatatattgtagcaacatctcaagacatcagtcaggaagttaaagcttggtcgtaaatgggtcttccaaatggacaatgaccccaagcatacatccaaagttgtggcaaaatggcttaaggacaacaaagtcaaggtattggagtggccatcacaaagccccgacctccatcgtatagaaaatttgtgggaagaCCTGAAAAAGCATgttcaagcaaggaggcctacccacctgactcagttacaccagctctgtcaggaggaatgggccaaaattcacccaacttattgtgggaagcttgtggaaggctacctgaaacgtttgacccaagttaaacaatttaaaggcaatgctaccaaatactaattgagtgtatgtaaacttctgacccactgggaatgtgatgaaagaaataaaagctgaaataaatcattctttccactattattctgacatttcacattcttaaaataaagtggtgatcctaactgcatttttgctaggattaaatgtcaggaattgtgaaagttgagtttaaatgtatttggctaaggtgtatgtaaacttccgacttcaactgtattttgtgGGCATGCAATGTTTAAACTGTAACTCATTCCCTGTAAAACGGGGTTAAGCCACATGAATCTTATCACACCAACGAGATCTAGCATACAAATTCACTGTGTCTGCCTTGATATTCATAAAACTCCACGGACCCCCTCTTACGCACTGGAACCCAGAAGATGTGACCACTTGGTTACGGCGAAAACGTTCTGCCAAGTACACCCAAACCagagtggccaccacaaagcccaAGGAGCCTGATGCTCTCTGGAAGTTGCTGTAGCGCTGCTTGGGATATGTAGCCTATATtggctattggttgagatgcaggGCCCGTTCTAGGTTGGTATGTCAGGGTGGGCAA encodes the following:
- the LOC139553414 gene encoding phospholipase DDHD1-like isoform X2 is translated as MSSSFTNKTSLLSSSPQSPENRFSSVGNNNRDWDLEKDVFVCCYEEPIGETMLAGMHSVQPGLDRHMPLLRGRHRVPPDCMILGLEKPYPGCHNNRSPPAAYIDTGPLDFSENDRNATPVLESRKRTRSSSSRNRYNEVVTELGPEEVRWFYKEDKKTWKPFIGHDSLKVEVMFRKFCELNPGTTKRQGSLGMDEAYEEDNASGVEAATGGSNGVEQAGPVPEPRTRVNRDRGSMERTDSSDERDLDSININVEAVCVRGGLYEVDVKDRECYPVYWNQQESIPVMRGQWFIDGTWLPLEEDESDLIEVEHLTRFLGQQMQDSFDSDSVVAKTVDSKDAVHSLKLSRTHVDWHSVDEVYLYSDATTSKIARTVTQKLGFSKASSSGTRLHRGYVEEASLEDKPPQTTHIVFVVHGIGQKMDTGRIIKNTGMLREAVRKMEEKHFSEHTEEHVEFLPVEWRSKLALDGDTVDSITPDKVRGLRDLLNSSAMDIMYYTSPLYRDEITKGLTSELNRLYTLFCSRNPEFEEKGGKVSIVSHSLGCVITFDIMTGWDPVKFCLQEHQELEEELDLRWVSYEERCLLEQLQLTRNRLRELEDQLQGLEASKPLALPALKFKVENFFCMGSPLAVFLALRGIRPGNSGEQDHILPRAICQRLFNIFHPTDPVAYRLEPLILKHYSNIAPAQIHWCSAIDPTPYDEIRPTFINPQKDPTSDTESIPSPSTSPVLARKYYGESIASMGKASILGAASIGNSIGKGIGGILFSRFSRSAPSGVSCAIEAGTPEGEEPKRTVDSQSDYGLSSTLSQSPSTLIDPSVEMERRIDFELREGLVESRYWSAVTSHTAYWVSHDIALFLLTFIYKQANVPPPTDSPDPE